One genomic window of Nicotiana sylvestris chromosome 10, ASM39365v2, whole genome shotgun sequence includes the following:
- the LOC104211200 gene encoding uncharacterized protein isoform X1, producing MKQSICAFLSCFLLVFDFKSLFLLDQSSFLQQSPKMDWELGSNVTRVADDFTSTEFLQFEKDRAGFLFQSAETNTMFILTARLKGYKRGNIKIDINEERKMMVITCEKPVQETVMVGWTVIKKDVEIRKFIKAFKIPNGVILDQIMTNYNEEESVLTITMPKRVKGILGIGIQEVKQPEFVKEMPQKPLEEKALAEQVSQEREMQFPGFPSVKEDVKKHGAKDEVPRMENEMPKVEQKSQKIDDMVEETRETHSDQIGDDKVESRSLKDQLKDDKVCEKANGIQEEEKTGEEDEEKLPQRRSKMFVPVIAGSAVILSLVVFAIHFMRNPEKRKG from the exons ATGAAGCAAAGCATATGTGCTTTTCTCTCATGCTTTTTATTAGTATTTGACTTTAAATCGTTATTTTTACTTGATCAATCAAGTTTTCTCCAACAATCACCAAAAATGGATTGGGAATTGGGATCCAATGTAACAAGAGTTGCAGATGATTTCACCTCCACTGAATTCCTTCAATTTGAGAAAGATCGAGCTGGCTTTCTTTTCCAGTCTGCAGAAACAAACACTATGTTCATCCTCACAGCTCGTTTGAAAG GTTATAAACGAGGAAACATAAAGATTGATATTAATGAGGAAAGGAAGATGATGGTGATAACATGTGAGAAGCCGGTCCAAGAGACTGTAATGGTGGGGTGGACAGTGATCAAGAAAGATGTAGAAATTAGAAAATTTATAAAGGCTTTTAAGATTCCAAATGGGGTGATCTTGGATCAAATTATGACTAATTATAACGAGGAAGAATCCGTTCTGACTATTACAATGCCAAAGAGAGTGAAGGGAATCCTTGGAATTGGAATTCAGGAAGTGAAGCAGCCAGAGTTTGTTAAAGAAATGCCACAAAAACCATTGGAGGAAAAGGCTTTGGCAGAACAAGTGAGTCAAGAAAGAGAGATGCAATTTCCAGGTTTTCCATCAGTTAAGGAAGATGTCAAAAAACATGGTGCTAAAGATGAAGTTCCTCGAATGGAAAACGAAATGCCAAAAGTAGAACAGAAGAGCCAGAAGATCGATGATATGGTTGAAGAAACAAGGGAAACTCATAGTGATCAAATAGGTGATGATAAAGTTGAATCAAGGAGTTTGAAAGATCAGCTTAAAGACGACAAAGTTTGTGAAAAAGCAAATGGAATTCAAGAAGAAGAGAAAACTGGAGAAGAGGATGAGGAGAAGCTGCCTCAGAGAAGGAGCAAGATGTTTGTACCTGTAATTGCAGGCTCAGCTGTAATATTATCTCTTGTTGTCTTTGCGATTCATTTCATGAGAAAtcctgaaaaaagaaaaggttaG
- the LOC104211201 gene encoding protein BYPASS1-LIKE-like: MPATDYQGASASFTTFGRSILSLRNRDQVHSMESAHEGTSQELELEAFQKQVADCFNDLASADSDQLLSIPWIRKLLDVFLSCQEQFRSIVFKNKGCLNKSPMDRYITEYFERSLKALDVCNAIRDGIELIRQWKKQLEIVYYALDNQRSIGEGQIRRSTKALIDLAIGMLDEKESNSSFAHRNRSFGRNNAQKDHNSLGQFRSLSWSVSRNWSAAKQLQAIGQNLVAPKSNEIIATNGLAVAVFTMSYVLYFVMWALVAAIPCQDRGLQTHFHVTRQFIWGAPLLSLHERILEVSRKRERRNATGLLKEIHQIEKCARHMNELTDTIHFPLSEEKEGEVKQRVQELGQVYYGLKDRLDPLERQVRQVFHRIVRSRTEGLGSIG, from the coding sequence ATGCCAGCTACAGATTATCAGGGGGCATCTGCATCTTTTACAACATTTGGACGGTCCATTTTGAGCTTACGCAATCGTGATCAAGTACATTCCATGGAATCTGCTCATGAGGGCACAAGCCAAGAGCTTGAGCTTGAAGCTTTTCAAAAGCAAGTAGCTGATTGTTTCAATGATTTGGCATCTGCTGACTCTGATCAGCTTCTTTCGATTCCCTGGATTAGGAAACTTTTGGATGTGTTCCTTTCTTGCCAAGAACAGTTCAGGTCCATTGTGTTTAAGAATAAAGGGTGCTTGAATAAATCCCCTATGGACCGTTACATAACAGAATATTTCGAAAGGAGTTTGAAAGCATTGGATGTGTGTAATGCGATACGAGATGGGATTGAGCTGATTAGGCAGTGGAAGAAGCAGCTGGAGATTGTTTATTATGCGTTGGACAATCAGAGGAGTATTGGGGAAGGCCAAATTCGACGTTCCACGAAAGCCTTGATTGATTTGGCGATTGGCATGCTTGATGAAAAAGAGTCTAATTCAAGTTTTGCTCATAGAAACAGGTCGTTTGGACGAAACAATGCTCAGAAGGATCATAATTCATTGGGCCAATTTCGATCATTGTCGTGGAGTGTATCCCGGAATTGGTCTGCTGCTAAGCAGCTTCAAGCAATTGGTCAAAACTTAGTTGCTCCCAAAAGTAATGAAATTATTGCCACCAATGGATTAGCTGTAGCTGTTTTTACAATGAGCTATGTGCTTTACTTTGTTATGTGGGCGCTGGTCGCTGCAATTCCTTGCCAAGACCGTGGCCTTCAGACGCATTTTCATGTCACCAGGCAATTCATTTGGGGTGCTCCACTTCTCTCCCTCCACGAGAGGATATTGGAGGTGTCGAGGAAGAGGGAGCGTAGAAATGCTACTGGATTGTTGAAAGAGATTCATCAAATCGAGAAATGTGCGCGCCACATGAATGAACTGACTGATACCATTCACTTCCCCCTTTCAGAGGAAAAGGAAGGGGAAGTGAAGCAAAGAGTTCAAGAGCTTGGGCAAGTCTACTATGGCCTAAAAGACAGATTGGACCCTTTGGAGCGCCAGGTAAGACAAGTGTTTCATAGGATTGTTCGAAGCAGGACTGAGGGCCTCGGCTCTATTGGATGA
- the LOC104211200 gene encoding uncharacterized protein isoform X2: MDWELGSNVTRVADDFTSTEFLQFEKDRAGFLFQSAETNTMFILTARLKGYKRGNIKIDINEERKMMVITCEKPVQETVMVGWTVIKKDVEIRKFIKAFKIPNGVILDQIMTNYNEEESVLTITMPKRVKGILGIGIQEVKQPEFVKEMPQKPLEEKALAEQVSQEREMQFPGFPSVKEDVKKHGAKDEVPRMENEMPKVEQKSQKIDDMVEETRETHSDQIGDDKVESRSLKDQLKDDKVCEKANGIQEEEKTGEEDEEKLPQRRSKMFVPVIAGSAVILSLVVFAIHFMRNPEKRKG, translated from the exons ATGGATTGGGAATTGGGATCCAATGTAACAAGAGTTGCAGATGATTTCACCTCCACTGAATTCCTTCAATTTGAGAAAGATCGAGCTGGCTTTCTTTTCCAGTCTGCAGAAACAAACACTATGTTCATCCTCACAGCTCGTTTGAAAG GTTATAAACGAGGAAACATAAAGATTGATATTAATGAGGAAAGGAAGATGATGGTGATAACATGTGAGAAGCCGGTCCAAGAGACTGTAATGGTGGGGTGGACAGTGATCAAGAAAGATGTAGAAATTAGAAAATTTATAAAGGCTTTTAAGATTCCAAATGGGGTGATCTTGGATCAAATTATGACTAATTATAACGAGGAAGAATCCGTTCTGACTATTACAATGCCAAAGAGAGTGAAGGGAATCCTTGGAATTGGAATTCAGGAAGTGAAGCAGCCAGAGTTTGTTAAAGAAATGCCACAAAAACCATTGGAGGAAAAGGCTTTGGCAGAACAAGTGAGTCAAGAAAGAGAGATGCAATTTCCAGGTTTTCCATCAGTTAAGGAAGATGTCAAAAAACATGGTGCTAAAGATGAAGTTCCTCGAATGGAAAACGAAATGCCAAAAGTAGAACAGAAGAGCCAGAAGATCGATGATATGGTTGAAGAAACAAGGGAAACTCATAGTGATCAAATAGGTGATGATAAAGTTGAATCAAGGAGTTTGAAAGATCAGCTTAAAGACGACAAAGTTTGTGAAAAAGCAAATGGAATTCAAGAAGAAGAGAAAACTGGAGAAGAGGATGAGGAGAAGCTGCCTCAGAGAAGGAGCAAGATGTTTGTACCTGTAATTGCAGGCTCAGCTGTAATATTATCTCTTGTTGTCTTTGCGATTCATTTCATGAGAAAtcctgaaaaaagaaaaggttaG
- the LOC104211199 gene encoding UPF0496 protein At1g20180-like isoform X2, which produces MEQTQIHSLMYGTNMKREARRSLNVNEEYLGALRTKSYVDFFLKAQLLVNNNQPSSPSQYTFSEILLEPGQETITSILESTNIFPGKYNLKSLLSNYFNISAQASKFCSHLLKSINQVQSDYTFVEQVFESIDDCSSSTDQHFGYLVLELRSFIIHNNPFSDLKKQDFTRINDEYSSILQHLKSKRKKVARKIKLIKGVNKASGVCVTAACGLVAVAAMVLAAHTVAAIIMGPAILSLPLNPIKKKITNLRFLKCGFLRKIGAQLDVAAKGTYILNRDFDTMSRLVDRLHDEIEHNKAMIQLCLDRREDSISLQVLKELKKSNVGFRKQVEELEEHVYLCLLTINRARALVIKEIAISCGSKINGNSQDNKTYV; this is translated from the exons ATGGAGCAAACACAAATTCATTCTCTTATGT ATGGGACGAACATGAAGAGAGAGGCGCGAAGAAGTCTCAATGTCAATGAAGAATACTTAGGCGCATTAAGGACAAAATCCTATGTTGATTTCTTCCTGAAAGCTCAGCTACTTGTAAATAATAATCAGCCATCATCTCCCTCTCAATATACATTCTCAGAAATCCTACTTGAGCCAGGTCAAGAAACCATAACATCAATTCTTGAATCAACTAATATTTTTCCAGGGAAATATAATCTCAAATCCCTTCTCTCCAATTACTTCAATATCAGTGCACAAGCCTCAAAATTCTGTAGCCACCTTCTCAAATCCATCAACCAAGTCCAATCTGACTATACTTTTGTTGAACAAGTCTTCGAATCCATCGATGATTGCTCCAGTTCCACAGATCAACACTTTGGTTACCTTGTATTAGAGCTTCGATCTTTTATTATCCACAACAACCCATTTTCTGACCTCAAGAAACAGGATTTCACACGAATCAACGATGAATATTCGTCGATACTTCAACATTTGAAATCAAAGAGGAAAAAAGTGGCTAGAAAGATAAAATTGATCAAAGGTGTAAATAAGGCTTCAGGGGTATGTGTAACAGCAGCCTGTGGACTAGTTGCTGTTGCAGCTATGGTCCTAGCAGCACACACAGTAGCTGCAATAATTATGGGACCAGCAATTTTAAGCTTACCTTTAAATCCAATCAAGAAAAAGATCACGAATCTTCGATTCTTGAAATGTGGATTTCTCAGGAAAATTGGAGCACAACTTGATGTAGCAGCAAAGGGTACATATATTTTAAACAGGGATTTTGATACAATGAGTAGACTCGTGGATCGATTACATGATGAGATTGAACATAACAAGGCAATGATACAGTTGTGTTTGGATAGAAGGGAAGATAGTATTTCATTGCAAgtgttgaaggagttgaagaagaGTAATGTTGGATTCAGGAAACAAGTAGAAGAGCTTGAAGAACATGTTTATTTGTGTCTTTTAACTATTAATAGAGCTAGAGCTTTGGTGATTAAGGAAATTGCTATATCTTGTGGGAGCAAAATTAATGGTAATAGCCAAGATAACAAGACTTATGTATAG
- the LOC104211199 gene encoding UPF0496 protein At1g20180-like isoform X1, whose protein sequence is MGTAEKPSKTIKDGTNMKREARRSLNVNEEYLGALRTKSYVDFFLKAQLLVNNNQPSSPSQYTFSEILLEPGQETITSILESTNIFPGKYNLKSLLSNYFNISAQASKFCSHLLKSINQVQSDYTFVEQVFESIDDCSSSTDQHFGYLVLELRSFIIHNNPFSDLKKQDFTRINDEYSSILQHLKSKRKKVARKIKLIKGVNKASGVCVTAACGLVAVAAMVLAAHTVAAIIMGPAILSLPLNPIKKKITNLRFLKCGFLRKIGAQLDVAAKGTYILNRDFDTMSRLVDRLHDEIEHNKAMIQLCLDRREDSISLQVLKELKKSNVGFRKQVEELEEHVYLCLLTINRARALVIKEIAISCGSKINGNSQDNKTYV, encoded by the exons ATGGGTACAGCAGAAAAACCTAGTAAAACCATCAAAG ATGGGACGAACATGAAGAGAGAGGCGCGAAGAAGTCTCAATGTCAATGAAGAATACTTAGGCGCATTAAGGACAAAATCCTATGTTGATTTCTTCCTGAAAGCTCAGCTACTTGTAAATAATAATCAGCCATCATCTCCCTCTCAATATACATTCTCAGAAATCCTACTTGAGCCAGGTCAAGAAACCATAACATCAATTCTTGAATCAACTAATATTTTTCCAGGGAAATATAATCTCAAATCCCTTCTCTCCAATTACTTCAATATCAGTGCACAAGCCTCAAAATTCTGTAGCCACCTTCTCAAATCCATCAACCAAGTCCAATCTGACTATACTTTTGTTGAACAAGTCTTCGAATCCATCGATGATTGCTCCAGTTCCACAGATCAACACTTTGGTTACCTTGTATTAGAGCTTCGATCTTTTATTATCCACAACAACCCATTTTCTGACCTCAAGAAACAGGATTTCACACGAATCAACGATGAATATTCGTCGATACTTCAACATTTGAAATCAAAGAGGAAAAAAGTGGCTAGAAAGATAAAATTGATCAAAGGTGTAAATAAGGCTTCAGGGGTATGTGTAACAGCAGCCTGTGGACTAGTTGCTGTTGCAGCTATGGTCCTAGCAGCACACACAGTAGCTGCAATAATTATGGGACCAGCAATTTTAAGCTTACCTTTAAATCCAATCAAGAAAAAGATCACGAATCTTCGATTCTTGAAATGTGGATTTCTCAGGAAAATTGGAGCACAACTTGATGTAGCAGCAAAGGGTACATATATTTTAAACAGGGATTTTGATACAATGAGTAGACTCGTGGATCGATTACATGATGAGATTGAACATAACAAGGCAATGATACAGTTGTGTTTGGATAGAAGGGAAGATAGTATTTCATTGCAAgtgttgaaggagttgaagaagaGTAATGTTGGATTCAGGAAACAAGTAGAAGAGCTTGAAGAACATGTTTATTTGTGTCTTTTAACTATTAATAGAGCTAGAGCTTTGGTGATTAAGGAAATTGCTATATCTTGTGGGAGCAAAATTAATGGTAATAGCCAAGATAACAAGACTTATGTATAG